From the Brevibacillus choshinensis genome, one window contains:
- a CDS encoding alkene reductase: MTQANKGIYQATEMKSWGKLKDGAASNLFEPVTIGAWKLKSRTAMAPMTRCFADDQTGVVGEDVVAYYRKRAADGIGLIITEGIVVSPRGKGNPGVPGLYSQEQVDAWKKVTQAVHEEGGTIIAQIWHVGRLSHHEIAGNLPPQAPSAIAAEGLVPRYRQPYDVPEAMTIADIQELVGQYAQAAKNAIEAGFDGVEIHGAHGYLIDQFNSDISNHRTDQYGGDLAQRLTLMKEVLKAVIDAIGTERTLIRFSAHKADNPTYMWEDPEVAIRTFVEAFKDAGATMIHPSIMQFTRVLADGKTMHQIVRKYWDGIIVGVGTLDPETAERAIAEGTIDVAAFGRPLIANPDFIHRLKNGEELEEYDAKTQLPVLV; the protein is encoded by the coding sequence ATGACACAAGCGAACAAAGGAATCTATCAGGCAACGGAAATGAAATCCTGGGGGAAACTCAAGGACGGGGCAGCGAGCAATCTGTTTGAACCGGTAACCATCGGAGCCTGGAAGCTTAAATCCCGTACCGCGATGGCTCCCATGACTCGTTGTTTTGCGGATGACCAAACGGGTGTAGTAGGAGAGGATGTAGTCGCGTATTACCGAAAAAGGGCTGCGGATGGGATTGGTTTGATCATTACAGAAGGAATCGTGGTTAGCCCACGAGGAAAAGGGAATCCAGGAGTTCCCGGCCTCTACTCTCAAGAACAAGTGGACGCATGGAAAAAGGTAACTCAGGCTGTACACGAAGAAGGCGGTACGATTATCGCGCAAATATGGCATGTCGGTCGGTTGTCCCATCATGAAATTGCAGGGAACTTGCCGCCACAAGCCCCATCCGCTATTGCAGCAGAAGGGTTGGTTCCCCGCTATCGCCAGCCCTATGACGTCCCTGAAGCGATGACGATTGCAGACATTCAAGAACTAGTCGGTCAGTATGCCCAAGCAGCCAAAAATGCGATAGAAGCGGGCTTTGATGGCGTAGAGATTCATGGCGCGCACGGCTATTTAATTGATCAATTCAATTCGGATATATCCAATCATCGCACCGACCAATATGGCGGCGACTTAGCACAAAGATTGACTTTGATGAAAGAGGTACTGAAGGCAGTTATCGATGCGATCGGTACAGAGAGAACCTTGATTCGCTTTTCTGCTCATAAAGCCGATAATCCGACTTACATGTGGGAAGATCCAGAAGTGGCAATCCGCACGTTTGTCGAAGCATTCAAGGATGCAGGGGCTACCATGATCCATCCTTCCATCATGCAATTTACACGAGTGCTTGCGGATGGCAAAACCATGCACCAGATTGTTCGTAAATACTGGGATGGCATCATTGTAGGAGTGGGCACATTAGATCCGGAAACAGCTGAACGAGCAATCGCAGAAGGAACGATCGATGTGGCAGCTTTCGGTCGCCCCCTGATTGCCAATCCGGACTTTATTCATCGTTTGAAAAATGGTGAGGAATTGGAAGAATATGATGCCAAAACGCAACTTCCTGTACTTGTTTAA
- a CDS encoding oxidoreductase produces the protein MCVSARSPKNRHPQEPVLDKFVQVMSNKKPLIGIGSVEQPEDAEAVIHGGAALVAIGRELIREPKWVLKVETGDLDSIRYRLSASEMDELRIPLAMQAYLEGSFRKIMHFTTDELEEDNYRHSLAPMEGVEKKM, from the coding sequence ATGTGCGTTAGTGCTCGATCCCCAAAAAATCGGCACCCTCAAGAGCCGGTTCTTGACAAGTTTGTTCAGGTTATGTCAAATAAGAAGCCGCTTATAGGTATAGGCTCAGTCGAACAGCCGGAAGATGCGGAAGCCGTTATTCATGGCGGCGCGGCTTTGGTAGCGATCGGACGGGAACTGATCCGCGAGCCGAAATGGGTGCTGAAAGTGGAAACGGGCGATCTGGACAGCATTCGCTACCGCCTTTCGGCATCAGAGATGGATGAGTTGCGTATTCCGCTGGCGATGCAAGCCTACCTCGAAGGGTCGTTTAGGAAGATTATGCACTTTACCACCGATGAACTCGAAGAGGATAACTACCGACATTCGCTCGCGCCGATGGAAGGCGTTGAGAAGAAGATGTAA
- a CDS encoding transposase produces the protein MRVQEVISENNKKRYMLLDEEGRPEVAVLKYLKYLDAVQKSYNTKERHTALKDNNIITLSCLFNKTNSLSK, from the coding sequence ATGCGGGTACAAGAAGTGATCTCCGAAAATAATAAGAAAAGATATATGTTACTGGATGAGGAAGGTCGCCCAGAAGTGGCAGTATTAAAATACCTAAAGTATTTGGACGCAGTGCAGAAGAGCTACAACACAAAAGAAAGACATACTGCTCTCAAAGACAACAACATTATTACTCTTTCCTGTCTTTTCAACAAAACAAACAGCTTATCTAAATGA
- a CDS encoding aldehyde dehydrogenase family protein: MKSAYELKMTINGEPVATEETLPVINPATEEVIAHVPNATVQDLHAAVKSARAAFSRWSSTSIDERSEFLCKLGDAISANREELATLLTLEMGRPSAAARGEIDGASYWLKEVAKQRLKREVIEETENHLVERYYTPLGVVGAIVPWNFPFALSIWKIAPALLAGNTVVVKPSPYTPLTALKIGEIASEILPAGVLNVVSGGDDLGRWITEHPDVNKISFTGSTATGKKVMQSAASHLKRVTLELGGNDAAIVLPDADPAKIAKPLFWAAFRNTAQVCIATKRMYVHEDIYDAFLAELVNFAKDVKVGNGSDPATDLGPIQNKMQYEKVIDLIEDTKRIGANIVLGGEIEDQPGYFIPVTIVDNPPEDSRVVVEEAFGPVLPVLKYRDYDDVIARVNNTKYGLGGSIWGNDIEMAKSIAERLETGTVWINEVSVLSPHYPFGGHKESGLGIEHSLDGLAEYTNSKTIMINKRK, from the coding sequence TTGAAGAGTGCCTACGAATTGAAAATGACGATCAACGGCGAGCCTGTAGCGACCGAGGAGACGCTTCCCGTAATCAATCCGGCGACGGAAGAAGTGATTGCGCATGTGCCAAATGCGACGGTGCAGGATTTACATGCGGCTGTCAAATCAGCACGAGCAGCATTTTCTAGATGGTCCTCTACTTCTATCGATGAGCGCAGCGAGTTCCTTTGCAAATTAGGAGATGCCATCTCGGCCAATAGAGAAGAACTGGCTACCCTTTTGACACTGGAGATGGGTAGGCCTAGTGCTGCCGCTAGAGGGGAAATTGACGGTGCTTCTTACTGGTTAAAAGAGGTGGCAAAGCAACGACTGAAGCGGGAAGTGATTGAGGAAACCGAGAATCACCTGGTGGAACGATACTATACCCCGTTGGGAGTCGTTGGTGCGATAGTTCCATGGAACTTCCCTTTTGCTCTCTCGATATGGAAAATCGCTCCTGCTTTGTTAGCCGGGAATACGGTTGTGGTGAAACCCTCCCCCTATACACCGCTCACTGCACTCAAAATTGGTGAGATCGCGAGTGAGATATTACCTGCGGGCGTATTGAATGTTGTCTCAGGAGGGGACGACTTAGGCAGATGGATTACGGAGCATCCTGACGTGAATAAAATCAGTTTTACTGGTTCTACCGCAACTGGGAAAAAGGTCATGCAAAGCGCAGCCTCGCACCTGAAGCGGGTCACACTGGAGCTCGGGGGCAACGATGCAGCGATCGTGCTTCCAGACGCGGATCCAGCGAAAATTGCCAAGCCGTTGTTCTGGGCCGCTTTTCGAAACACTGCGCAAGTATGTATTGCTACGAAACGCATGTACGTCCATGAAGACATTTACGATGCCTTTCTAGCCGAGCTGGTTAACTTTGCGAAAGATGTAAAAGTCGGGAATGGCAGTGATCCAGCCACCGATCTCGGACCCATTCAAAATAAAATGCAGTATGAAAAAGTAATCGACCTGATTGAAGATACCAAACGTATCGGTGCGAATATCGTCCTAGGTGGCGAAATCGAGGACCAACCCGGATATTTTATTCCCGTGACCATCGTGGATAATCCGCCTGAGGACTCACGTGTCGTGGTCGAAGAAGCATTTGGCCCCGTCCTTCCTGTGCTGAAATATCGTGATTATGATGATGTCATCGCACGGGTAAACAACACGAAGTACGGACTCGGAGGATCCATTTGGGGAAATGATATTGAGATGGCCAAGAGCATTGCTGAGCGATTGGAAACGGGTACGGTGTGGATCAATGAGGTGAGTGTGCTTTCTCCCCATTATCCATTCGGCGGTCATAAAGAATCTGGATTAGGTATCGAACATTCACTAGATGGTCTTGCAGAGTATACCAATTCAAAAACGATTATGATAAACAAAAGGAAATAA
- a CDS encoding GNAT family N-acetyltransferase, which produces MNGEIVLYQDHQRDQLVEIWYRAVCLTHTFLSEEDIQFYKILVQNEALNAYEIWVEVNARNEPTGFIGLDGTKIEMLFVDPVYHGKGIGSRLIKHAEKLRGRNLKVDVNEQNDGAHAFYKHYGFVQIDRSELDGSGRPFPLLHLELNG; this is translated from the coding sequence ATGAACGGCGAGATTGTACTTTATCAAGATCATCAGCGTGACCAACTGGTAGAAATTTGGTATCGTGCAGTATGTCTTACCCACACTTTTTTATCGGAAGAGGATATTCAATTTTACAAGATCTTGGTGCAAAACGAAGCGTTAAACGCGTATGAGATTTGGGTAGAAGTAAACGCAAGGAATGAGCCGACAGGATTCATCGGGCTAGACGGAACGAAAATAGAAATGCTGTTCGTTGACCCTGTTTACCATGGAAAGGGGATAGGTAGTCGTCTCATTAAACATGCTGAAAAATTGCGTGGTCGCAATCTCAAAGTCGATGTCAACGAGCAAAATGACGGAGCGCATGCTTTCTACAAACATTATGGTTTTGTCCAAATAGACAGATCCGAATTAGACGGATCAGGACGTCCATTTCCTTTACTTCATTTAGAATTAAACGGGTAA
- a CDS encoding LysM peptidoglycan-binding domain-containing protein, with the protein MMRMFPYHVHVPYPPLMSQRMYAPVSFPPYPYSIPVSDARALQNHCICMSKQEDELRKTFRTLWEQHVAWTRMVIISIAGSLPDEELTTKRLLRNPGDMANVMKLYYGNENAAHFEKLFTEYLVIAVQLVKAAKAGNNRAATEAERRWYANADEIASFLHSINPFWPEEVLRAMLHEHLALTKNEAVFRLTKDYASDIATFDKIEQQALEMADAFSDGIVMQFPTYFQC; encoded by the coding sequence ATGATGCGAATGTTCCCTTATCATGTTCATGTACCTTATCCCCCTCTTATGAGCCAAAGGATGTATGCTCCTGTTTCTTTTCCTCCCTACCCCTACTCCATCCCTGTTTCCGATGCAAGAGCACTTCAAAATCATTGTATATGTATGAGCAAACAAGAAGATGAATTAAGAAAAACGTTCCGGACCCTTTGGGAGCAACATGTAGCTTGGACGAGGATGGTCATCATCAGCATCGCAGGTAGTTTACCGGATGAAGAACTGACGACCAAGCGACTACTCCGCAACCCTGGAGACATGGCAAATGTAATGAAACTCTATTACGGAAACGAAAATGCAGCACATTTTGAAAAACTGTTTACCGAGTATTTAGTGATTGCAGTTCAACTTGTGAAAGCAGCGAAAGCCGGCAATAATCGTGCCGCAACAGAAGCAGAACGTCGTTGGTATGCGAATGCAGATGAGATAGCGTCCTTTCTCCATAGCATAAACCCTTTCTGGCCAGAGGAAGTGTTGAGAGCCATGCTGCATGAGCACCTTGCGCTTACCAAAAATGAAGCAGTCTTTCGGCTGACGAAAGATTATGCATCTGATATCGCTACCTTTGACAAAATTGAGCAACAAGCTTTAGAAATGGCGGACGCGTTTTCGGATGGTATTGTTATGCAGTTTCCGACGTATTTCCAATGTTAG
- the rbsK gene encoding ribokinase, whose translation MDIAVIGSNMVDLVSYIDKIPNEGETLEAADFKIGCGGKGANQAVAAAKMGSKVMMVTKVGDDLFADRTIENLESYGIDTEFTSKIPGTSSGVAPIFVDRESKNRILIIKGANQYLLPEDIDHAAKKLKKSSLIVLQLEIPIQTTYRAIEFGKENGIPIILNPAPAAKKLDFDYVRKCDYFIPNESELELLTGMPVESKDQIRTAASTLLEKGLKNVIVTMGSRGVMWVKSEKIFTVDSYKVDAIDTTGAGDAFIGCFAHFLVQSGDVLLAIKMATAFAALSVVKQGTQTSYPSVQELEQFIKTQS comes from the coding sequence ATGGATATCGCAGTAATTGGATCTAATATGGTGGATCTCGTTTCATATATTGATAAAATACCTAATGAAGGGGAGACATTGGAGGCAGCAGACTTCAAAATCGGTTGTGGCGGAAAAGGCGCAAATCAGGCAGTGGCAGCTGCCAAAATGGGCTCGAAGGTAATGATGGTAACCAAGGTTGGCGATGATCTTTTTGCAGATCGCACGATTGAAAATCTCGAAAGCTATGGGATTGACACGGAATTTACAAGTAAGATCCCTGGAACTTCAAGTGGTGTTGCACCGATTTTTGTAGACCGGGAATCAAAGAACCGGATCCTTATTATCAAGGGCGCAAATCAATACCTCTTGCCAGAAGATATTGATCACGCAGCTAAGAAGCTTAAGAAAAGTTCATTGATTGTTCTGCAGCTTGAAATTCCAATACAGACGACTTATCGTGCTATTGAGTTCGGTAAGGAGAATGGCATTCCTATTATTTTAAATCCGGCACCAGCAGCAAAGAAATTGGATTTTGATTATGTCCGTAAATGTGATTATTTTATCCCCAATGAAAGCGAACTAGAGCTATTAACAGGTATGCCTGTAGAGAGTAAAGATCAAATTAGGACAGCAGCATCAACTTTACTTGAAAAGGGATTAAAAAATGTGATTGTAACGATGGGTAGTCGCGGGGTTATGTGGGTAAAGAGTGAGAAGATCTTTACAGTAGATTCATATAAGGTTGATGCTATCGACACAACTGGAGCTGGCGATGCTTTCATTGGCTGTTTTGCTCATTTTTTAGTGCAAAGCGGCGATGTACTTCTTGCAATCAAAATGGCGACTGCTTTTGCCGCATTAAGTGTCGTAAAGCAAGGAACTCAAACCTCCTATCCAAGTGTACAGGAATTGGAACAGTTTATAAAAACACAAAGTTAA
- a CDS encoding HU family DNA-binding protein, which yields MNKTELITKVAELTELTKKDSSKAVDAILEAISNSLQNGEKVSLIGFGNFEVRERAARKGRNPQTGEEIEIASSKLPAFKPGKELKDLVK from the coding sequence ATGAATAAAACAGAATTGATTACCAAAGTAGCTGAATTGACAGAACTAACAAAAAAGGATTCCTCTAAAGCAGTAGATGCTATTTTAGAAGCGATTTCCAATTCCCTCCAAAATGGAGAAAAAGTATCCCTCATCGGCTTCGGTAACTTTGAGGTTCGCGAACGCGCTGCTCGCAAAGGACGTAATCCGCAAACGGGTGAAGAAATTGAAATTGCATCTAGCAAACTCCCTGCGTTTAAACCAGGAAAAGAATTGAAAGATCTCGTAAAGTAA
- a CDS encoding ATP-dependent DNA ligase, whose amino-acid sequence MVWDILHYAGKDLRKLPLMERKSILHDVLPETSQINKIRYIETAGTALHNMIVANNLEGTVAKRKDSRYVGMRSNDWIKVILTRLL is encoded by the coding sequence ATGGTATGGGATATTTTGCACTACGCCGGAAAAGACTTACGTAAGCTTCCGCTGATGGAACGAAAATCGATCCTACACGACGTGCTACCAGAAACGAGTCAGATAAACAAGATCCGGTATATCGAGACGGCGGGAACTGCTTTGCATAACATGATTGTGGCCAACAACCTGGAGGGAACCGTTGCCAAACGTAAAGATAGTCGGTACGTTGGCATGCGCTCTAACGATTGGATCAAAGTGATTTTAACTAGACTATTATAA
- a CDS encoding nucleoside 2-deoxyribosyltransferase yields the protein MKSIYLAGPDVFYKNSIEVSEEKKRICEKYGFLGIFPADNSLPFNKEWSKSEQATAIYKKNIELIEKADIVVANLNVFRGAEPDSGTAFEVGYAEALGKKLYAYIDDSLTIPEKVQLHFGEIEQLEDGKIVDKNGMKVENFGNSVNLMLSVPCQMVYGSFEECMRRVNEDFTAG from the coding sequence GTGAAGAGTATTTATTTAGCAGGCCCAGATGTCTTTTATAAAAATTCGATAGAGGTTAGTGAAGAGAAGAAAAGGATTTGTGAGAAATATGGTTTTCTTGGGATTTTTCCCGCCGATAATTCTCTTCCATTTAATAAGGAATGGAGCAAATCTGAACAAGCCACAGCGATTTACAAGAAGAATATTGAGCTTATTGAAAAAGCGGATATCGTCGTTGCCAATTTGAATGTGTTTAGAGGGGCTGAACCCGATTCAGGAACGGCATTTGAAGTCGGCTATGCAGAGGCTTTAGGGAAAAAACTTTATGCCTATATCGATGATTCATTAACAATACCAGAAAAAGTACAACTTCATTTTGGAGAAATCGAGCAACTGGAAGATGGAAAGATTGTAGATAAGAATGGAATGAAGGTTGAGAACTTTGGCAACAGCGTGAATTTAATGCTTTCTGTTCCGTGTCAAATGGTATACGGATCTTTTGAAGAATGTATGAGAAGAGTGAACGAAGATTTTACAGCAGGCTGA
- a CDS encoding DUF554 domain-containing protein, which yields MSGTIVNVVLIIVGSLIGSVFKRGMKDSYQDILMQGMGLAVTALGVYSISKHMPNSHYPVLFIVSLALGGVIGEKLDMENRFKNIVSKFSKGNLAEGLSTAVLLFCIGTLSIVGPIESALNGNQTYLFTNAILDLVTSIVLAATFGIGIALSAIVLFCWQGFFYVAAGAVAAYITPELLTEISIIGGVLILSSGLSILGVKKFRTMNLIPALFIPVVYLSVKSLIGF from the coding sequence GTGAGTGGAACGATTGTTAATGTGGTATTGATTATCGTTGGTAGCCTGATCGGCAGTGTTTTTAAGCGGGGAATGAAAGACTCCTACCAGGACATCCTGATGCAGGGAATGGGACTAGCTGTAACGGCGCTTGGCGTATATTCGATTTCGAAGCATATGCCGAACAGCCATTATCCTGTCCTGTTTATCGTGAGTCTTGCATTGGGAGGAGTGATTGGTGAAAAGCTGGATATGGAGAATCGGTTCAAAAATATCGTTTCCAAGTTTTCAAAAGGGAATTTGGCCGAGGGCTTATCTACGGCAGTGCTGCTATTTTGTATCGGTACTCTTTCTATCGTAGGTCCCATCGAAAGTGCGTTAAACGGAAACCAAACCTATTTGTTCACAAATGCCATTTTGGATCTTGTGACATCGATTGTGTTGGCCGCTACTTTTGGCATCGGGATTGCCCTTTCCGCGATTGTGTTATTTTGTTGGCAAGGATTCTTCTATGTAGCGGCAGGGGCGGTCGCAGCCTATATTACGCCAGAGCTCCTGACAGAAATATCGATTATTGGTGGGGTACTGATTCTTAGCTCTGGATTGAGCATTCTCGGCGTGAAAAAGTTCAGGACGATGAACCTGATCCCGGCGCTTTTCATTCCGGTCGTCTATCTATCGGTGAAGAGCTTGATCGGATTCTAA
- a CDS encoding copper amine oxidase N-terminal domain-containing protein, giving the protein MKRIQCAGSLALLLSMTPILPSHAATQVNVAVNGNYVSFPDESPYVDIRSNRTMVPARFVAEQLGLRVQWNGQLDQVTFRSKDETIVLTIGQNRAQVNGKYVTFDAPASIQNDRTMVPLRFISEVFDAQIDWIAERNLVVVTTPGHSKVVPGSPAPSSTDQTTTLQRGTWIWDTTIIQTDQDQILTFAQDNQLTTIYLQIDRDIPATVYQQFVRKARAKQVTVEALAGRPQWAFPDNHNQIKAFILWVKSYNARVGSEERFERLHFDIEPYLLPEWKTDNKRVVGNWMDTIRLLEKETKDSGLKMTLDVPFWLHLVKVPDSTYSMSAWVLEKVDSVVIMDYRNVALGNDGIVANANTIMKEASTLKKKVLIAVETAPNSEGNFTSFYTSSTGKMNAELQIAKEKLAHFPSYAGFAIHDYKSWTELDAKSKK; this is encoded by the coding sequence ATGAAAAGAATTCAATGCGCGGGTTCATTGGCGCTCCTGTTGAGCATGACTCCTATATTGCCGTCCCATGCTGCTACACAGGTCAATGTCGCCGTAAACGGGAACTATGTGTCCTTCCCGGATGAGTCACCCTATGTCGATATTCGATCGAATCGTACGATGGTTCCAGCAAGATTCGTAGCCGAACAACTCGGTCTCCGTGTACAGTGGAATGGACAGTTGGATCAAGTGACGTTCAGGAGCAAAGACGAAACGATCGTTTTAACGATTGGTCAAAATCGCGCGCAGGTAAATGGCAAGTATGTTACCTTTGATGCCCCGGCGTCGATTCAAAACGACCGCACGATGGTACCCCTTCGCTTTATTAGTGAAGTCTTTGACGCGCAAATCGATTGGATTGCCGAGCGAAATCTCGTAGTTGTGACAACGCCAGGGCATTCGAAAGTGGTACCTGGTTCACCGGCGCCCTCTTCCACAGATCAAACCACAACGTTGCAACGTGGTACTTGGATTTGGGATACGACAATCATCCAAACGGACCAAGATCAGATTTTAACGTTTGCGCAGGATAACCAATTGACTACCATCTATCTGCAGATTGATAGAGACATACCTGCAACCGTCTATCAACAATTTGTTCGCAAAGCAAGAGCAAAACAAGTAACAGTAGAAGCCCTAGCGGGACGCCCCCAATGGGCTTTCCCCGATAATCACAACCAAATCAAAGCTTTTATTTTATGGGTCAAATCGTACAATGCCAGGGTTGGGTCAGAAGAAAGGTTCGAAAGATTACACTTTGATATAGAGCCCTATCTTTTACCAGAATGGAAGACCGATAACAAACGAGTAGTTGGAAACTGGATGGACACGATACGACTTCTTGAGAAGGAAACAAAGGACAGCGGATTGAAAATGACGTTGGATGTTCCTTTTTGGCTCCATCTGGTAAAGGTCCCTGACTCTACTTATAGCATGAGCGCATGGGTATTGGAGAAGGTAGATTCAGTGGTCATTATGGATTATCGTAATGTTGCACTTGGGAATGATGGGATTGTGGCAAATGCAAACACGATTATGAAGGAAGCAAGCACACTCAAAAAGAAAGTGCTTATTGCGGTAGAAACAGCCCCTAATTCGGAGGGTAACTTTACTTCGTTTTATACTTCAAGCACTGGAAAAATGAACGCAGAATTACAAATTGCGAAGGAAAAGCTAGCTCATTTTCCTAGTTATGCCGGGTTTGCCATTCATGACTACAAGAGTTGGACGGAATTGGATGCAAAATCGAAGAAATGA
- a CDS encoding nucleoside permease has protein sequence MEIKSRLKIMVFLQYFIWGSWLVTLGSYMFNTLHFTGAQVGLVYSSKGIATILMTSITGIIADRWIKANRLYGIFHFLGAITFFAAAQTTDPTIMFWAMFFNAMFYMPTIALSNVISYFSLEKAGLETVKDFPPIRVFGTVGFIAAMWAISLFKLEISSIQLYVASGISILLALYSFTLPECPTSKAKNDKSLVSLLGLDAFVLFKQKKMAIFFLFAMLLGASLQISLTFGNPFLHDFALNPDYKDSFVVKYPSILLSISQISEVLFIFTIPFFLSKFGIKKIMLISMVAWTLRYVFFAYGNPSSEGFILLLLSMIVYGCAFDFYNISGAIFVEKEVDHRIRASAQGLFYTVTGLGSYVGAIVSGKIVDYFTVDGVKDWQSIWLVFGAYPLILAIVFAVSFKYKHERNAMKNETVGHS, from the coding sequence ATGGAAATAAAATCACGTCTTAAAATCATGGTTTTTCTCCAGTATTTCATTTGGGGGTCCTGGCTTGTTACACTCGGTTCTTATATGTTTAACACTTTGCACTTTACTGGAGCACAAGTCGGGCTCGTTTATAGCTCAAAAGGAATTGCTACGATTCTTATGACAAGTATTACAGGTATTATTGCAGATCGCTGGATAAAAGCAAATAGATTATATGGAATCTTTCATTTTCTTGGAGCTATCACATTCTTTGCAGCCGCACAGACTACAGACCCTACTATCATGTTTTGGGCAATGTTTTTTAATGCAATGTTTTACATGCCAACGATTGCTTTATCTAACGTAATTTCTTACTTTTCTTTAGAAAAAGCAGGACTCGAGACAGTAAAAGACTTCCCGCCTATTCGTGTTTTTGGAACAGTTGGTTTTATTGCCGCAATGTGGGCGATTAGCCTTTTCAAACTTGAAATTAGTAGCATCCAGTTATACGTTGCTTCTGGCATTTCTATCTTGCTTGCTCTATATTCATTCACACTTCCTGAATGTCCAACATCAAAGGCGAAGAATGATAAGTCGTTAGTGAGTCTTTTAGGGCTTGATGCTTTCGTACTATTTAAACAAAAGAAAATGGCTATCTTTTTCCTTTTTGCGATGCTGTTAGGAGCTTCATTACAGATTAGCCTTACATTTGGGAACCCGTTTCTACATGACTTTGCGTTGAATCCTGACTATAAAGATAGTTTTGTTGTTAAATATCCATCTATTTTATTATCAATATCACAAATTTCAGAAGTATTATTTATCTTTACCATTCCATTTTTCTTGAGCAAATTTGGAATAAAAAAGATCATGTTAATCAGTATGGTAGCATGGACATTACGTTATGTATTCTTCGCTTATGGAAACCCATCTAGTGAAGGGTTTATCTTATTACTATTATCAATGATTGTGTACGGTTGTGCCTTTGATTTCTATAATATTTCGGGAGCTATTTTCGTAGAAAAAGAAGTAGATCATCGAATTCGTGCGAGCGCACAAGGCTTATTCTATACAGTTACCGGACTTGGTTCCTATGTAGGCGCTATTGTAAGTGGAAAAATCGTGGATTATTTCACTGTAGACGGTGTAAAGGACTGGCAAAGTATCTGGTTAGTTTTTGGTGCGTATCCTCTCATTCTCGCAATTGTTTTTGCAGTAAGTTTTAAATATAAACATGAACGTAATGCAATGAAGAATGAAACTGTAGGCCATTCATAG
- a CDS encoding ArsR/SmtB family transcription factor: protein MTDDCAVKVYKALGETTRYQIVKMLAKNSEMACLEMANQLEITANSTLTHHLKPLLDCGLLAVRKEGTYRYYSLQRQILDQYAPALLQD, encoded by the coding sequence GTGACGGATGATTGCGCAGTAAAAGTCTACAAAGCGCTTGGTGAGACGACGAGATACCAAATCGTGAAAATGCTCGCCAAGAATTCGGAAATGGCTTGTCTGGAAATGGCTAACCAATTAGAGATCACAGCCAACTCAACATTGACCCATCATTTAAAACCATTGCTGGATTGTGGACTGCTTGCTGTTCGCAAAGAGGGAACCTACCGATATTACAGCCTGCAACGTCAAATTCTCGATCAATACGCTCCCGCTTTACTTCAAGACTAG